A stretch of Mya arenaria isolate MELC-2E11 chromosome 14, ASM2691426v1 DNA encodes these proteins:
- the LOC128217851 gene encoding protein SSUH2 homolog isoform X2, producing the protein MSQGFVVNPPSQQYPGGTPQAQYPREAPLGAYSGGPPPQGGYPGGPPPQGGYPGGPPAQGGYPGGHPAQGGYPGGPPPQTGYPGGPPQQGGYPGGGPPQGGYPPHGGAGQPPQQGDAPMPQWKGEIPDQDVDDNPNAAATAPSAPPLEKMDEVAGYSNIGFDGAMAPPPSYEAATREPPQRAEIQGLPQIDETEARNALLQHVSEHCCYGSGAAQSLRFTDLQHSSAFHYTLETFGEARSTAWAYDPYSGQPIDGPQNGPAPGPWDIQAAPPATFQNQQSHIEVPHTASVKPCHNCMAMGRVRCHRCFGRGRVRCTSCAGRGHKTVYRNGEHEHERCHWCHGDGRRRCCTCHGFGMVTCACCQGHCSLKCYIKLTITWTNHLTDHIVERTALPDHLIRNVAGRVAFTETQQRVWPINHFPDAEINNASNRLVNQHATAFPSERLLMQRHQVRIVPVTQAMYKWKDTNSDYFVYGFEKKVYAPNYPQQCCCGCTVL; encoded by the exons ATGAGTCAAGGCTTTGTAGTGAATCCCCCTTCCCAGCAGTATCCCGGGGGTACACCACAGGCCCAGTACCCTCGGGAGGCGCCCTTGGGGGCATATTCGGGAGGGCCTCCTCCACAGGGCGGCTATCCGGGTGGACCACCGCCACAGGGTGGTTATCCTGGTGGACCTCCGGCCCAGGGCGGTTATCCTGGTGGACATCCGGCCCAGGGCGGTTATCCGGGTGGGCCGCCTCCGCAAACTGGATATCCGGGTGGTCCCCCTCAACAGGGTGGTTATCCAGGTGGAGGCCCCCCTCAAGGTGGCTACCCACCCCATGGAGGTGCCGGGCAGCCTCCACAACAAG GAGACGCCCCAATGCCTCAGTGGAAGGGGGAAATTCCAGACCAAGACGTTGACGACAACCCAAACGCTGCCGCTACCGCCCCATCCGCACCGCCCCTCGAGAAGATGGACGAAGTGGCCGGATATTCCAACATCGGCTTCGATGGCGCTATGGCCCCGCCGCCCTCCTACGAGGCCGCTACACGTGAGCCGCCCCAACGGGCGGAAATACAAGG TCTGCCACAGATAGATGAAACCGAGGCTAGGAACGCCCTTCTTCAGCACGTGTCTGAGCACTGTTGCTATGGTAGCGGTGCCGCCCAGAGTTTACGCTTCACTGATCTTCAACACTCCAGCGCTTTTCAC TACACCCTTGAAACATTCGGTGAGGCACGATCAACAGCATGGGCTTATGACCCATATTCAG GTCAGCCAATCGACGGCCCACAGAACGGCCCCGCCCCGGGCCCTTGGGACATCCAAGCCGCCCCTCCTGCCACGTTCCAGAACCAGCAGTCGCATATAGAGGTGCCCCACACTGCCTCCGTCAAG CCGTGTCATAACTGCATGGCGATGGGTAGGGTTCGCTGCCACAGGTGCTTTGGTAGAGGCAGG GTTCGATGCACGAGCTGTGCTGGGCGTGGTCACAAGACGGTGTACAGAAACGGCGAGCACGAACATGAGCGTTGTCATTGGTGCCATGGCGACGGCAGACGAAG ATGCTGCACGTGTCACGGATTCGGAATGGTCACATGTGCATGTTGCCAGGGACACTGCAGCCTAAAATGCTACATCAAGCTAACTATCACATG GACTAACCACCTGACGGACCACATCGTTGAGCGGACGGCACTTCCGGACCACCTGATTCGTAACGTGGCAGGACGGGTGGCCTTTACAGAGACTCAACAGAGG GTGTGGCCGATTAACCACTTCCCGGACGCGGAGAtcaacaatgcttcaaacaggCTGGTGAACCAACACGCCACCGCCTTCCCGTCGGAGAGGCTACTGATGCAG CGCCACCAAGTGCGTATCGTGCCGGTGACCCAAGCGATGTACAAATGGAAGGACACAAACTCGGACTACTTCGTGTACGGATTTGAGAAGAAAGTCTACGCCCCGAACTACCCCCAGCAATGCTGTTGTGGATGTACCGTGCTGTGA
- the LOC128217851 gene encoding protein SSUH2 homolog isoform X1: protein MDEKKPLLGANAGMSQGFVVNPPSQQYPGGTPQAQYPREAPLGAYSGGPPPQGGYPGGPPPQGGYPGGPPAQGGYPGGHPAQGGYPGGPPPQTGYPGGPPQQGGYPGGGPPQGGYPPHGGAGQPPQQGDAPMPQWKGEIPDQDVDDNPNAAATAPSAPPLEKMDEVAGYSNIGFDGAMAPPPSYEAATREPPQRAEIQGLPQIDETEARNALLQHVSEHCCYGSGAAQSLRFTDLQHSSAFHYTLETFGEARSTAWAYDPYSGQPIDGPQNGPAPGPWDIQAAPPATFQNQQSHIEVPHTASVKPCHNCMAMGRVRCHRCFGRGRVRCTSCAGRGHKTVYRNGEHEHERCHWCHGDGRRRCCTCHGFGMVTCACCQGHCSLKCYIKLTITWTNHLTDHIVERTALPDHLIRNVAGRVAFTETQQRVWPINHFPDAEINNASNRLVNQHATAFPSERLLMQRHQVRIVPVTQAMYKWKDTNSDYFVYGFEKKVYAPNYPQQCCCGCTVL from the exons ATGGATGAGAAGAAGCCTTTGTTAGGAGCGAA CGCCGGGATGAGTCAAGGCTTTGTAGTGAATCCCCCTTCCCAGCAGTATCCCGGGGGTACACCACAGGCCCAGTACCCTCGGGAGGCGCCCTTGGGGGCATATTCGGGAGGGCCTCCTCCACAGGGCGGCTATCCGGGTGGACCACCGCCACAGGGTGGTTATCCTGGTGGACCTCCGGCCCAGGGCGGTTATCCTGGTGGACATCCGGCCCAGGGCGGTTATCCGGGTGGGCCGCCTCCGCAAACTGGATATCCGGGTGGTCCCCCTCAACAGGGTGGTTATCCAGGTGGAGGCCCCCCTCAAGGTGGCTACCCACCCCATGGAGGTGCCGGGCAGCCTCCACAACAAG GAGACGCCCCAATGCCTCAGTGGAAGGGGGAAATTCCAGACCAAGACGTTGACGACAACCCAAACGCTGCCGCTACCGCCCCATCCGCACCGCCCCTCGAGAAGATGGACGAAGTGGCCGGATATTCCAACATCGGCTTCGATGGCGCTATGGCCCCGCCGCCCTCCTACGAGGCCGCTACACGTGAGCCGCCCCAACGGGCGGAAATACAAGG TCTGCCACAGATAGATGAAACCGAGGCTAGGAACGCCCTTCTTCAGCACGTGTCTGAGCACTGTTGCTATGGTAGCGGTGCCGCCCAGAGTTTACGCTTCACTGATCTTCAACACTCCAGCGCTTTTCAC TACACCCTTGAAACATTCGGTGAGGCACGATCAACAGCATGGGCTTATGACCCATATTCAG GTCAGCCAATCGACGGCCCACAGAACGGCCCCGCCCCGGGCCCTTGGGACATCCAAGCCGCCCCTCCTGCCACGTTCCAGAACCAGCAGTCGCATATAGAGGTGCCCCACACTGCCTCCGTCAAG CCGTGTCATAACTGCATGGCGATGGGTAGGGTTCGCTGCCACAGGTGCTTTGGTAGAGGCAGG GTTCGATGCACGAGCTGTGCTGGGCGTGGTCACAAGACGGTGTACAGAAACGGCGAGCACGAACATGAGCGTTGTCATTGGTGCCATGGCGACGGCAGACGAAG ATGCTGCACGTGTCACGGATTCGGAATGGTCACATGTGCATGTTGCCAGGGACACTGCAGCCTAAAATGCTACATCAAGCTAACTATCACATG GACTAACCACCTGACGGACCACATCGTTGAGCGGACGGCACTTCCGGACCACCTGATTCGTAACGTGGCAGGACGGGTGGCCTTTACAGAGACTCAACAGAGG GTGTGGCCGATTAACCACTTCCCGGACGCGGAGAtcaacaatgcttcaaacaggCTGGTGAACCAACACGCCACCGCCTTCCCGTCGGAGAGGCTACTGATGCAG CGCCACCAAGTGCGTATCGTGCCGGTGACCCAAGCGATGTACAAATGGAAGGACACAAACTCGGACTACTTCGTGTACGGATTTGAGAAGAAAGTCTACGCCCCGAACTACCCCCAGCAATGCTGTTGTGGATGTACCGTGCTGTGA